Proteins encoded together in one Gemmatimonadota bacterium DH-78 window:
- the rpoN gene encoding RNA polymerase factor sigma-54 encodes MSQFKLYQGQHLKQEMRINPRLYQAMELLYMPLLDLQQHLKTEMAENPFLEMSEADVVQELELKEEAPEEKPDENEIDWEEILLDGFDAGGRKQEYEHKEYIPPTAVETPDLRDELTRQLRMLDMPERELRLGEEIIGNLNDGGLLSCGLDEVVEALNEWLSEVRAIALDRAREIEDEEERAEELAELETLFADYTVEEAEEILIEIQRLDPPGVGARSLQESILIQMRQAGEVDTLAFRVVEGHFQDLVNHKWSDIARALDASPREVQEAADTLSRFDPKPGLGISSDPEHYVIPDLVVEKIDGEYMVFVNDTNLPRLRISRAYREVARDRNKFTGENKEFISAKLNSANWMIQAIEQRRQTMLKVMNFIVDRQREFFEKGVQYLRPLTLREVAEHIDMHESTVSRVTNEKFVQTPRGVYSLKFFFSSGLSTDSGEDISARGVKDKIRNLVDDEDEKKPLTDAAIVRLLKDDGVQIARRTVAKYRDQLGILPARMRKRV; translated from the coding sequence ATGAGTCAATTCAAGCTCTACCAGGGACAGCATCTCAAGCAGGAGATGCGGATCAACCCTCGCCTCTATCAGGCGATGGAGTTGCTCTACATGCCCCTGCTCGATCTTCAGCAGCACCTGAAGACCGAGATGGCCGAGAACCCCTTCCTCGAGATGTCGGAAGCCGACGTCGTGCAGGAGCTCGAGCTCAAGGAGGAGGCGCCCGAAGAGAAGCCCGACGAGAACGAGATCGACTGGGAGGAGATCCTTCTCGACGGCTTCGACGCCGGCGGGCGCAAGCAGGAGTACGAGCACAAGGAGTACATTCCGCCGACGGCGGTGGAGACTCCGGATCTGCGCGACGAGCTCACCCGGCAGCTGCGCATGCTCGACATGCCCGAGCGCGAGCTGCGCCTGGGCGAGGAGATCATCGGCAATCTGAACGACGGGGGACTCCTCTCCTGCGGCCTCGACGAAGTGGTCGAGGCGCTCAACGAGTGGCTGTCGGAAGTGCGGGCCATCGCCCTCGATCGGGCGCGGGAGATCGAAGACGAGGAGGAGCGCGCCGAAGAACTGGCCGAGTTGGAGACCCTCTTCGCCGACTACACCGTGGAGGAGGCCGAGGAGATCCTGATCGAGATCCAGCGCCTCGATCCCCCGGGAGTGGGCGCGCGATCGCTGCAGGAGTCGATCCTGATCCAGATGCGGCAGGCGGGCGAGGTGGACACCCTCGCCTTCCGGGTGGTGGAGGGACACTTCCAGGACCTGGTGAACCACAAGTGGTCCGACATCGCCCGGGCCCTCGACGCCAGTCCGCGCGAGGTTCAGGAGGCGGCCGACACCCTCTCGCGCTTCGATCCGAAGCCCGGGCTCGGCATCTCGTCCGACCCCGAGCACTACGTGATCCCCGATCTCGTGGTGGAGAAGATCGACGGCGAGTACATGGTGTTCGTGAACGACACCAATCTTCCGCGACTCCGTATCTCGCGCGCCTACCGCGAGGTGGCTCGCGACCGCAACAAGTTCACCGGCGAGAACAAGGAGTTCATCTCGGCGAAGCTCAACTCGGCCAACTGGATGATCCAGGCGATCGAGCAGCGGCGACAGACGATGCTGAAGGTGATGAACTTCATCGTGGACCGGCAGCGCGAGTTCTTCGAGAAGGGCGTGCAGTACCTGCGCCCGCTCACCCTGCGCGAGGTGGCCGAGCACATCGACATGCACGAGTCCACCGTGTCTCGCGTCACGAACGAGAAGTTCGTGCAGACGCCGCGCGGCGTGTACTCGCTGAAGTTCTTCTTCTCGTCGGGGCTGTCCACCGATTCGGGCGAGGACATCTCGGCCCGCGGCGTGAAGGACAAGATCCGCAACCTCGTCGACGACGAAGACGAGAAGAAGCCGCTCACCGACGCCGCGATCGTGCGGCTGCTCAAGGACGACGGCGTGCAGATCGCCCGCCGGACGGTGGCCAAGTACCGCGACCAGCTGGGAATCCTTCCGGCACGGATGCGCAAACGGGTCTGA
- a CDS encoding transporter, whose translation MRAYAALTAAALAVAAPAAGQSLSEQFESLFTFGNCGQPLCLPVNAGVHGSHYIPGVVQGQNNLLAFLNSSISSTLGTLPVSSATSSEIFSFVNGVPVAEQGSAGPIYGERAQTLGQGRFVLGAAVTGISFDQIRGVNLSDVELNFVHQNVGAAAFGDPVFEQDVIEVGTELTLDVQAISVGATFGITSRIDLGVIVPFISANLKGESTARVISPLADSPHAFGTQDDPSPTASSAADGSASGVGDVTARLKVNLMQSATGGFSVLGEVRLPTGDDENFLGSGETVVRALGIFSTRQGNFSPHVNAGVIYRTGGESTTGVVVNAGFDQLLSPSFTLAIDLLGNLQMGERIDFPTEAVFDVPAGQTVELTNIPDTDDHLLDLSVGGKFTASENVRFVTNVFVPLNSGGLRTSLGWTAGLELDFR comes from the coding sequence ATGCGCGCCTACGCAGCTCTCACCGCCGCTGCACTCGCCGTCGCAGCCCCCGCCGCAGGGCAGTCTCTCTCCGAGCAGTTCGAGAGCCTCTTCACCTTCGGCAACTGTGGGCAGCCCCTCTGCCTGCCGGTGAACGCCGGCGTGCATGGCAGTCACTACATTCCGGGGGTGGTGCAGGGGCAGAACAACCTGCTCGCCTTCCTCAACAGTTCGATCTCGTCCACCCTCGGCACGCTCCCGGTGTCGTCGGCCACCTCGTCGGAGATCTTCTCCTTCGTGAACGGCGTGCCGGTGGCGGAGCAGGGGTCGGCGGGGCCGATCTACGGCGAGCGCGCGCAGACGCTGGGTCAGGGCCGCTTCGTGCTCGGAGCGGCGGTGACCGGCATCTCGTTCGACCAGATCCGGGGCGTCAACCTCAGCGACGTCGAGCTGAACTTCGTGCACCAGAACGTGGGGGCCGCGGCCTTCGGCGACCCGGTGTTCGAGCAGGATGTGATCGAGGTGGGCACCGAACTCACCCTCGACGTCCAGGCGATTTCGGTGGGGGCCACCTTCGGTATCACGAGCCGGATCGATCTCGGCGTGATCGTGCCCTTCATCAGCGCCAACCTGAAGGGCGAGAGCACCGCCAGAGTGATCTCGCCGCTCGCCGACTCGCCGCACGCCTTCGGCACGCAGGACGACCCGTCGCCCACCGCGTCGAGCGCCGCCGACGGATCGGCGTCGGGGGTTGGAGACGTCACCGCGCGGCTGAAGGTGAATCTGATGCAGTCGGCCACCGGAGGGTTTTCCGTGCTCGGCGAGGTGCGTCTGCCGACCGGTGACGACGAGAACTTCCTGGGCTCCGGCGAGACGGTGGTGCGGGCCCTCGGCATCTTCTCCACCCGCCAGGGCAACTTCTCTCCGCACGTGAACGCGGGCGTGATCTACCGCACGGGTGGGGAGAGCACGACGGGGGTGGTGGTCAACGCGGGTTTCGACCAGCTGCTCTCCCCCAGTTTCACCCTGGCGATCGACCTGCTCGGCAACCTGCAGATGGGCGAGCGGATCGACTTCCCGACGGAGGCGGTGTTCGACGTGCCCGCCGGACAGACGGTAGAGCTGACGAACATTCCCGACACCGACGACCACCTGCTCGACCTGTCGGTCGGCGGCAAGTTCACCGCCTCGGAAAACGTGCGCTTCGTCACCAACGTGTTCGTGCCGCTCAACTCCGGGGGACTCCGCACGAGCCTCGGGTGGACCGCCGGCCTCGAGTTGGACTTCCGCTGA
- a CDS encoding Ig-like domain-containing protein, with translation MRTGSDMRRLASVAIALCGVLVSAWACTDGTAPDATLRLLFDTGTVAPGTNIQLTALDAAGEVVWSSDDPSVADVVSRTGWVTGVGPGTATIRANDGASEVTARIQVRTPPVLRVSAPTAMFEAVEGDADPAPVDLSLTNDGDLPLTGLQVGTVAYGVGETGGWLDATLSGTTAPATLRLSASTAGLEPGTYTATLTVSSPVSANGPQSLAVTLKVLRPATIVLDRGRVELGAVPGEQSPVETVQVTNGGDAPLTALIASVEYMADAAGGWLDADLSASSAPATLSIAADAASLAEGSYQALIRVSSGVAGVDPVLLVVDLVVAPGPAITLSSTRVDFTAVISQASPGDQSIQVTNGGGGTLHSLSLGPIDYDGAGGWLQAALSNTVAPANVVFGVSSGALAPGRYTASVEVRSAVADNSPRTVEVELVVDEAPAIALSAGSLTFGSVRGKGDPSAQALQVTNSGGGTLADLSVEIEYLDAITGWLELSLASTTAPTALVAQPRSNGLQVGIYRANVTVRSGTPGVAARTFQVQYDVKWSFQIDIQPFFTTAYAGFGYTPCTSCHFAGGDSPNLTLPNVAYQALIDDDLVVPFNPAGSRLHCKVSSGSGCGTAMPLPLAQVERIYAWIQQGAAY, from the coding sequence ATGCGGACGGGCTCCGACATGCGTCGCCTCGCGTCGGTGGCGATCGCCCTCTGCGGGGTGCTCGTCTCCGCCTGGGCCTGCACCGACGGCACCGCGCCCGACGCCACGCTGCGTCTGCTCTTCGACACGGGCACGGTGGCGCCGGGCACCAACATCCAGCTGACGGCGCTCGACGCCGCCGGCGAGGTGGTGTGGTCGTCCGACGATCCTTCGGTGGCCGACGTCGTGAGCCGCACAGGCTGGGTGACCGGGGTCGGCCCAGGCACCGCCACGATTCGTGCCAACGACGGCGCCTCCGAGGTGACCGCACGGATCCAGGTTCGCACGCCGCCCGTGCTGCGGGTGTCCGCGCCCACCGCGATGTTCGAAGCGGTCGAGGGCGACGCGGACCCGGCCCCGGTCGACCTCTCCCTCACGAACGACGGCGACCTGCCGCTCACCGGTCTGCAGGTCGGCACCGTGGCCTACGGCGTGGGTGAGACGGGAGGCTGGCTCGACGCCACGCTCTCGGGCACCACGGCACCGGCCACCCTGCGGCTCTCCGCTTCGACCGCCGGGCTCGAGCCGGGCACCTATACGGCCACGCTGACCGTGTCGTCGCCCGTCAGCGCCAACGGTCCCCAGAGCCTCGCGGTCACCCTGAAGGTGCTGCGCCCGGCCACGATCGTGCTCGATCGCGGACGGGTGGAGTTGGGCGCGGTTCCGGGTGAGCAGTCGCCGGTCGAGACGGTCCAGGTCACGAACGGCGGCGATGCCCCCCTCACCGCCCTGATCGCCTCGGTCGAGTACATGGCCGACGCGGCCGGCGGCTGGCTCGACGCCGACCTCTCCGCATCGTCGGCGCCCGCCACCCTCTCGATCGCGGCCGACGCTGCGTCGCTCGCCGAGGGCAGCTATCAGGCCCTGATCCGGGTTTCTTCGGGAGTGGCGGGGGTGGACCCGGTTCTCCTCGTCGTGGACCTCGTGGTGGCGCCCGGTCCGGCGATCACCCTGTCGAGCACTCGAGTCGACTTCACCGCGGTGATTTCGCAGGCCTCCCCCGGCGATCAATCGATCCAGGTCACCAACGGGGGCGGGGGTACTCTGCATTCGCTCTCGCTCGGCCCGATCGACTACGACGGGGCCGGAGGATGGCTGCAGGCGGCGCTGTCGAACACGGTGGCGCCCGCCAACGTCGTCTTCGGCGTGTCGAGTGGAGCCCTCGCACCCGGGCGCTACACCGCGTCGGTCGAGGTGCGCTCGGCGGTGGCCGACAACAGCCCGCGCACGGTCGAGGTGGAGCTGGTGGTCGACGAGGCCCCGGCGATCGCGCTGTCGGCCGGGAGTCTCACCTTCGGGTCGGTGCGCGGAAAGGGCGATCCGTCGGCGCAGGCGCTGCAGGTCACCAACTCCGGAGGGGGCACCCTGGCCGATCTCTCGGTCGAGATCGAGTACCTCGACGCGATCACCGGCTGGCTCGAACTCTCCCTGGCGAGCACCACGGCGCCGACTGCGCTGGTGGCACAACCCCGCTCCAACGGACTGCAGGTGGGCATCTACCGGGCCAACGTCACCGTGCGGTCCGGCACCCCCGGGGTGGCGGCGCGCACCTTCCAGGTGCAGTACGACGTGAAGTGGTCGTTCCAGATCGACATCCAGCCGTTCTTCACCACGGCCTACGCCGGCTTCGGCTACACCCCGTGCACGAGTTGCCACTTCGCGGGGGGCGACAGCCCCAACCTCACCCTGCCCAACGTGGCGTATCAGGCACTGATCGACGACGACCTGGTGGTGCCCTTCAACCCGGCCGGGAGCCGGCTCCACTGCAAGGTGAGCAGCGGCTCGGGCTGTGGGACGGCGATGCCGCTCCCCCTGGCCCAGGTGGAGCGGATCTACGCCTGGATCCAGCAGGGAGCCGCCTACTGA
- a CDS encoding protein kinase produces the protein MVTASTPPTRPCEECGRPLPDEGRFCAHCGSFSGASGTASRPGAVPRQGPWQRILPRLQEVVAPRYEVQRLLGWGGMAGVYLAEEVRLKRRVAIKVIAPGLLMDPSQIERFEQEARTTAQLEHPNIVTIYEVNEREDLHYFTMTYVPGRSLGQVMAEASEPLAVEVVTAWLRQVAGALSYAHDRGVVHRDIKPGNILLDGDGNALVGDFGIAKVAEEPGLTRTGMLVGTPAYMSPEQCTTGKVSGASDQYSLGVVAYMLLCGEPPFDGSTIQVIQAHVNEAPQDIRERRADCPDALADVVMRMLAKAPGDRWPTLDDAIDALGGRAPRRTDPVRAVMARLSAWTHGVKLEFEDSGSAEQPSGPVELAVGDERRVRAVAIDHRGGPFPDRAVTFTTDPEGVIEVGETGRLEAVSAGRVTLRATSGRARAERVVEVIAAAATPGSAEGAAAVAETTGAAPGHGAGSTSEVDEVSSPELPPAPPAPAAPAGVGEADAGSHAEPGSESGTDVGPDVPTDAGAGAVADATAATGTRAAAPAASKASLQNGATRTPAETVAPAAPVFTRSRRRPDRPDRSWGPAVAAGLAVLVVGAGGLTWALRDSGPAAGDDSTPAAEVPESRTEATAASADPPAGAVETGDEGATGSDAALDVADAGAAAENDAADPPAPPADDPSVSPGTDRAAESTPTSTTPPREASPAVPEPGTLRVVGTLPAGATVRVRGPGVNEVVAGGSARLAPGRYTVEFGAPGYEPARTEIDVRSGVTADWRPAPEPVAAEPESTDPAPTANDAAADDPPASEPPASEPPATPDDAAAVREARIVAAIEAFGAALVSREPSRLRTAWPSISDADARPWEQFMASRDVRDLQVDITVPSVPEGSDDPVQVPFLLRLRYQNPGAPPPADPIPYRATVRRDGDRWVLAGLQAGN, from the coding sequence ATGGTGACTGCCTCGACCCCCCCCACCCGCCCGTGCGAAGAGTGCGGCCGCCCGCTCCCCGACGAGGGACGGTTCTGCGCGCACTGCGGCTCGTTCTCGGGCGCGTCCGGCACCGCCTCGCGCCCCGGCGCCGTGCCCCGCCAGGGCCCCTGGCAGCGCATCCTCCCGCGATTGCAGGAGGTGGTGGCACCCCGCTACGAGGTGCAGCGTCTGCTCGGGTGGGGCGGCATGGCCGGCGTGTATCTCGCCGAGGAGGTGCGGCTCAAGCGCCGCGTGGCGATCAAGGTGATCGCGCCCGGGCTGCTCATGGATCCGAGTCAGATCGAGCGATTCGAGCAGGAGGCGCGGACCACCGCTCAGCTCGAGCACCCGAACATCGTCACCATCTACGAGGTGAACGAGCGCGAGGATCTGCACTACTTCACCATGACGTACGTGCCCGGGCGCTCGCTCGGCCAGGTGATGGCGGAGGCGTCGGAGCCGCTGGCGGTGGAGGTGGTGACGGCCTGGCTGCGGCAGGTGGCGGGGGCGCTCTCCTACGCGCACGACCGCGGCGTGGTGCACCGGGACATCAAGCCGGGCAACATCCTCCTCGACGGCGACGGCAATGCGCTCGTCGGCGACTTCGGGATCGCCAAGGTGGCCGAAGAGCCGGGGCTGACGCGCACGGGCATGCTCGTGGGCACGCCCGCGTACATGAGCCCCGAACAGTGCACGACGGGAAAGGTGAGCGGGGCGTCGGATCAGTACTCGCTCGGCGTGGTCGCATACATGCTCCTGTGCGGCGAGCCGCCCTTCGACGGGTCGACCATCCAGGTGATCCAGGCGCACGTCAACGAGGCTCCGCAGGACATCCGCGAGCGCCGCGCCGACTGCCCCGACGCGCTGGCCGACGTGGTCATGCGCATGCTGGCCAAGGCGCCCGGTGATCGCTGGCCCACCCTCGACGACGCCATCGACGCCCTCGGGGGGCGCGCGCCTCGCCGCACCGATCCGGTGCGCGCGGTGATGGCTCGGCTGTCGGCCTGGACGCACGGGGTGAAGCTGGAGTTCGAGGACTCCGGGTCGGCCGAGCAACCGTCGGGGCCCGTCGAACTCGCAGTCGGAGACGAGCGCCGGGTGCGGGCCGTCGCGATCGACCATCGGGGTGGACCCTTCCCCGATCGCGCGGTGACGTTCACCACCGACCCGGAGGGCGTGATCGAGGTGGGTGAGACGGGTCGACTCGAGGCGGTGTCCGCCGGTCGGGTCACGCTCCGGGCCACGAGCGGGCGGGCTCGCGCGGAGCGGGTGGTCGAGGTGATCGCGGCGGCCGCCACCCCCGGGTCCGCCGAGGGAGCTGCCGCCGTGGCCGAGACCACGGGTGCGGCGCCGGGTCACGGCGCGGGCTCGACCTCGGAGGTCGACGAGGTCTCGTCGCCGGAGCTCCCCCCCGCCCCCCCCGCCCCGGCCGCACCCGCCGGAGTGGGCGAGGCGGATGCGGGTTCGCATGCAGAGCCCGGTTCGGAATCGGGCACGGATGTGGGCCCCGATGTGCCCACGGATGCAGGCGCAGGTGCGGTGGCGGATGCGACCGCGGCGACGGGCACCCGGGCGGCGGCGCCTGCGGCGTCGAAGGCATCGCTCCAGAACGGCGCGACGCGGACACCGGCGGAGACCGTGGCGCCCGCCGCCCCGGTCTTCACCCGGTCGCGGCGCCGGCCCGATCGACCGGATCGGAGCTGGGGACCGGCGGTGGCGGCCGGACTCGCCGTGCTGGTGGTCGGCGCCGGAGGGCTCACCTGGGCGCTGCGCGACAGCGGGCCGGCCGCGGGGGACGATTCAACTCCGGCTGCCGAGGTGCCCGAGAGCCGGACCGAGGCGACGGCGGCCTCGGCCGATCCGCCGGCCGGCGCGGTCGAGACGGGCGACGAGGGAGCGACCGGATCCGACGCGGCTCTCGATGTCGCCGACGCGGGGGCCGCGGCCGAGAACGATGCGGCCGATCCGCCCGCGCCCCCGGCCGACGACCCTTCGGTGAGCCCGGGCACGGATCGGGCGGCCGAGTCGACCCCGACGTCCACCACCCCGCCCCGCGAGGCGTCGCCGGCGGTCCCCGAGCCGGGCACCCTTCGAGTGGTCGGAACGTTGCCCGCGGGCGCCACGGTGCGCGTGCGTGGCCCGGGGGTGAACGAGGTGGTCGCGGGCGGGTCGGCGCGGCTGGCGCCCGGCCGATACACGGTCGAGTTCGGCGCCCCGGGGTACGAACCGGCCCGAACGGAGATCGACGTGCGCAGCGGAGTCACCGCGGACTGGCGCCCGGCGCCGGAACCGGTGGCGGCGGAGCCCGAGTCGACCGACCCCGCCCCGACCGCGAACGACGCAGCCGCCGACGATCCGCCCGCGAGCGAGCCGCCCGCGAGCGAGCCGCCCGCGACGCCGGACGATGCTGCCGCCGTGCGCGAGGCCCGAATCGTGGCCGCGATCGAGGCGTTCGGTGCCGCGCTCGTGTCGCGCGAGCCGTCCCGACTGCGCACCGCGTGGCCGTCGATTTCCGATGCCGATGCCCGCCCATGGGAGCAGTTCATGGCCTCGCGCGACGTGCGGGATCTGCAGGTGGACATCACCGTGCCCTCCGTGCCCGAAGGCTCGGACGATCCGGTGCAGGTGCCCTTCCTGCTCCGGCTCCGATACCAGAACCCGGGGGCCCCGCCGCCCGCCGACCCCATCCCCTACCGGGCCACCGTCCGACGCGATGGCGACCGCTGGGTGCTGGCGGGCCTTCAGGCGGGCAACTGA
- a CDS encoding arsenate reductase family protein: protein MITFYGYARCSTCRNARKWLDARGIEHTFVDITADPPSAATLGAILDSGDYAIGELFNRSGVQYRELGMKDRLPDMSREEALETLAGNGKLVKRPIVTDGTRATVGFREDRFEAVWGS from the coding sequence ATGATCACCTTCTACGGCTACGCCCGCTGCTCCACCTGCCGCAACGCCCGCAAGTGGCTCGACGCGCGGGGCATCGAACACACCTTCGTCGACATCACCGCCGATCCCCCCTCCGCGGCCACGCTGGGCGCGATTCTCGATTCCGGGGACTACGCGATCGGCGAGCTGTTCAACCGGTCGGGGGTGCAGTACCGCGAGCTGGGCATGAAGGACCGGCTGCCGGACATGTCGCGAGAGGAGGCACTCGAGACCCTGGCGGGCAACGGCAAGCTCGTGAAGCGTCCGATCGTGACCGATGGGACGCGGGCGACCGTGGGCTTCCGGGAGGACCGTTTCGAGGCCGTCTGGGGGTCGTGA
- a CDS encoding glycosyltransferase family 2 protein, whose protein sequence is MATSLPTPEPTPVSADTRRPDALADAHELNPLMRRDFAVVIPALNEAPVVADTVAALREAFERYDLAGEVLLIDDGSTDGTADIALAAAEGWSAFRVLRHRLNLGKTEAMLTAAARTSRTWMVLYDADLQHEPDEIPRFLRRLQDGWDVVTGRKVGAYDKRRVSSVYNALSRKIFQVPVSDLNSMKAFRREILDGMALRHDWHRFFVVLAHARGWSVSEIDIALHPRKAGESKYQGPGRVLVGVLDLLSVAFLLRFGRKPLLFFGVPGAALCGLGLLTGLVALWLRFVEGFGFRPLLYLVILLVTVGVLLVGVGFLGELVAQMRDEVEAQRRRLGGGGEVLEPAAAAAPSAADAE, encoded by the coding sequence ATGGCGACCTCCCTTCCGACCCCGGAGCCCACTCCGGTCTCGGCCGACACCCGGCGGCCCGACGCCCTGGCCGACGCACACGAGCTCAACCCGCTCATGCGTCGGGACTTCGCGGTGGTCATTCCGGCGCTGAACGAGGCGCCCGTCGTGGCCGACACCGTCGCCGCCCTCCGCGAGGCCTTCGAGCGCTACGATCTCGCCGGCGAAGTGCTGCTGATCGACGACGGCTCCACCGACGGTACGGCCGACATCGCCCTCGCCGCGGCCGAGGGCTGGAGCGCCTTTCGCGTGCTGCGCCACCGGCTGAACCTCGGCAAGACCGAGGCGATGCTGACGGCGGCGGCGCGCACCTCGCGCACCTGGATGGTGCTCTACGACGCCGATCTCCAGCACGAGCCCGACGAGATTCCGAGGTTTCTCCGCAGACTCCAGGACGGCTGGGACGTCGTGACCGGCCGCAAGGTGGGCGCCTACGACAAGCGGCGCGTGTCGTCGGTCTACAACGCGCTCAGCCGCAAGATCTTCCAGGTGCCCGTCAGCGACCTGAACTCGATGAAGGCCTTCCGCCGCGAGATTCTCGACGGCATGGCGCTGCGCCACGACTGGCACCGATTCTTCGTGGTGCTCGCGCATGCGCGCGGGTGGTCCGTGAGCGAGATCGACATCGCGCTGCACCCGCGCAAGGCGGGGGAATCGAAGTATCAGGGCCCGGGGCGGGTGCTGGTCGGAGTCCTCGACCTTCTGTCGGTGGCCTTCCTCCTGCGCTTCGGCCGCAAGCCGCTGCTCTTCTTCGGGGTGCCCGGGGCCGCGCTCTGCGGCTTGGGACTCCTCACGGGACTCGTCGCCCTCTGGCTGCGTTTCGTGGAGGGGTTCGGCTTCCGCCCGCTGCTCTACCTGGTGATCCTGCTCGTGACCGTGGGCGTGCTCCTGGTGGGCGTCGGGTTCCTCGGGGAACTCGTGGCGCAGATGCGCGACGAGGTGGAGGCCCAGCGCCGACGACTCGGCGGGGGCGGCGAGGTGCTCGAACCCGCCGCGGCCGCAGCCCCGTCAGCCGCCGACGCGGAGTGA
- a CDS encoding glycosyltransferase family 4 protein, with the protein MSATEASRPLKLVMHCVYFPPEIGGLESHVFHLCRALAERGHRVTMVTSRSKPEFPPHEVMDGVEVWRTWLPARNTVGWATHAFGSIPRMRSVTRDADLVHAQDIASIVPARAAGAGEGAPIPLVTTYHTSHFLKRADSPFWRPIFRRFIQAARYNLAASTEIAEVAEAIAPGTPVEPLTNGVDTGRFHRVDPVMPAPEGGRRRIVVPRRLFEKNGVEYLVRAMPLLAEQVDVEAVLVGDGPERARLESLAAELGVGDRVVFLGARPNTEMPGLLSSGELAVFPSLMEATSVAALECMACEVPVAASRVGGLPEIVDDGVGALFAPADPADLARTVARLLREADLGALGSEARRRVVDHWSNDRLADRHLEIYRAILEGRPVPAPPSSRT; encoded by the coding sequence GTGAGTGCGACGGAGGCCTCGCGCCCCCTGAAGCTCGTGATGCACTGCGTCTACTTCCCCCCGGAGATCGGGGGGTTGGAGAGCCACGTCTTTCACCTGTGCCGTGCCCTCGCCGAGCGGGGGCACCGGGTGACGATGGTCACCTCGCGGTCCAAGCCCGAGTTTCCCCCCCACGAGGTGATGGACGGGGTCGAGGTCTGGCGCACCTGGCTGCCGGCGCGCAACACCGTCGGCTGGGCCACGCACGCCTTCGGCTCGATCCCGCGCATGCGCTCCGTCACCCGCGACGCCGATCTCGTGCACGCGCAGGACATCGCCTCGATCGTGCCCGCCCGCGCAGCCGGAGCGGGGGAGGGGGCGCCCATCCCGCTGGTGACCACCTATCACACCAGTCACTTCCTGAAGCGCGCCGATTCGCCCTTCTGGCGACCGATCTTTCGGCGCTTCATCCAGGCGGCCCGGTACAACCTCGCCGCCAGTACCGAGATCGCCGAAGTGGCCGAGGCCATCGCGCCCGGCACCCCGGTGGAGCCGCTCACCAACGGGGTCGACACCGGGCGATTCCACCGGGTCGACCCGGTGATGCCCGCCCCGGAGGGGGGGCGGCGCCGAATCGTGGTCCCGCGACGGCTCTTCGAGAAGAACGGCGTGGAGTATCTGGTCCGCGCGATGCCGCTGCTCGCCGAGCAGGTGGATGTGGAAGCGGTGCTGGTGGGCGACGGACCGGAGCGCGCGCGGCTCGAGTCGCTCGCCGCCGAGCTGGGTGTGGGCGACCGGGTGGTCTTTCTAGGCGCCCGCCCCAACACCGAGATGCCCGGGCTGCTGAGTTCCGGAGAACTGGCCGTGTTCCCCTCGCTCATGGAGGCCACCTCGGTGGCCGCTCTCGAGTGCATGGCCTGCGAGGTGCCGGTGGCGGCCTCGCGCGTCGGCGGTCTGCCCGAGATCGTCGACGACGGTGTCGGGGCCCTCTTCGCCCCCGCCGATCCCGCCGATCTGGCTCGAACGGTGGCGCGACTGCTCCGCGAGGCCGACCTTGGCGCGCTGGGATCCGAAGCCCGCCGACGGGTGGTCGACCACTGGAGCAACGACCGCCTCGCCGACCGGCATCTGGAGATCTACCGGGCCATCCTCGAGGGCCGCCCCGTACCGGCGCCCCCGTCCTCTCGCACCTGA